The Acanthochromis polyacanthus isolate Apoly-LR-REF ecotype Palm Island chromosome 10, KAUST_Apoly_ChrSc, whole genome shotgun sequence genome includes the window CCTGTTATAGATCGAACATAAATTTGGTACCTGAGCCGTTTACCACCAGTTCCACTCTGATTAAGTGATCTGTGTTAATTTTAGAAGggattctgtttatttttatgacttCAACAGGACTGGATGTCAAATATTTTTAGATTGTGaccctttaaaatgaaccttCCCATCTCCACAAAAACCCTCCAGTTAACAGTCTCGTCTATAACACACTGTGGCTATAGCTGATTTTATTCTTATTGTCGACTTGATTCAGTTTACAGAGGTTATATCACTCTGTTGCACGCTTTGAAAGTGTACAAACATTTAACTTGATTATATATCACACGTGTCAGGaagattttctgtctttggcaTTGGTTTATAGTCAGCAGCCATTCTGTCATCAGTAATTCCTCATCACAACATATATTCACTGTGTTTCATCTTTGTACACGGTTTGTGTGAATCATGATAATCAAATAATACGATATTGAACTGGTAAAtatacacacagctttaaaacagGATTAAAAATAACAATCCTTCCAGTTTATTCTTAGCATATAATGCACTGATTGTCGTCATTTTTGCACCCTGCTAGTGCCGTCAACTGCTCTGTGAGCGCACTGAAACAAACATTATACTCCTTTCTGTCATACATGGCATGGCTCTTTAAGTTCACACGTGTTCTCTGTAACAAAACTGATcagaaacattaacaaagtATGTGACCAAACGAGTGACATATGGAAAGGACAGCGAGCGTCCCGGTGAAGAATGCAGCTAAACAGGGCAACGTGTGTGTGCTCAACTAATAGtgacagagaaaagaagaaacgtCAAAGAGAAAGTGTGTTTTGTTACACTAGACTCCCTGGCCAAGACACTACCGTCAGTGTGACTTTATTCTTCTGCAGTTTGAGCATCGGGATGAGAGAGGAGTTGTTCATTCCCACAGTTGTAGCTCCGTTCACCGCAACAATCTCATCACCGCACCTGGAGCGAAGCACAGAGCATTAATGTGGAGTTATTTTTAACAGAGATGAAAGGACGCAGGACTCGATTAAACCTCCGAACCTACAAAGCTCCCAGTGGGTTTGAAAAGCAAGCTATCTTTAAATAATGCATCAAATCTGCACAATTTATTAGTGTCAGAATCctaaaaaacaggaagaatcgtTGGCTTTCCAGCAGCCCTTAAACTTACCAAATCTAAACCAAATATAAAGTCTGCATTAAACTCAttctgaaaataaatgtaaaattctgCACAGCTGAGTTCCTTTAAGAAGCCATGAGTGACTGAGCTGCAACTGACAGTCACGTTACAATAATTCACAGACTATTTGTGTATTTAACACCTGTGTGCACTTGGAACAATGCTATACatgatcatgtttttttttcattttcgtaAAATAAGTAGAGAAAAACCCTTTCAACTTTCAAACTTTcaacttccattttttttttaactttatgcCATTATTACTCTGTTACACTGCAGAGAAGACATGCTTGAGTTCTCTCTATTTCAGGCTATAGTTGTGATGTTTCCGTTCaggtacaggactttatatgGCACTACAAAATGAGCCCACACAGAGAAAAGGTGTGACTGAAGGAAGAATCTCCCAAacctgcttggggttcagagggttaattcaTACAGGTGTCAGACTGGGTTTAACTCACTTGAGGCGCCCGTCGAAGTGAGCAGGTGTACCAGGCACAATGGTTTTAATGAAGAAGGGCTGCTGCCCATGGCTCTCCTCATAGCCCCCAACGATACTGAAGCCCCAGCTCTCGTTGTTTGTCTTCTGCAGGACGATGTCCCGACACCAATGCATGTGACTGAGAGGACAGGTTCAGAGTTAGAGCTAACGGCTTCAcataaacatgaacaaaaaacagctgcagcagataTCAGATATCAGGGAGTAATGAAGGCGTCTCTACCTTGGTAAGCCCAGCCAGCGAGTCCACAGCGGTGTCCAGTTGAGAGCGTCGTCTCGCGGGTCGTCCATAAAGTCGAGTTCGTCCTTACTGCTAGCTTCAGCATCGTCCTCGGAGTCCTCAGAGAGGGTCTGAATGACACGGAGCACCACCTGGGACTGAGCTGTCTGAGCCTTCAGCACAGAAACAGCCTCATTGTAGGTCAGCTGGGTCAGATCAACTCCATTGATGCTCAGCAGAACATCACCTGAGGAAACAGACAGTGTTGCCAACATGAGGATtagtgtttggtttttttaatctaaattttCATTAGGTGGTGAACTCAAGTTGCTGTAAGTTCAACCTGATGGATAAAAACTCCAgtatttttgacatttgacaCAATTAATTGAGAAAACAATCTGAAGAATAGCcatttgtgtcagtttttgcCAAGACAAATAAGTTAATTACAAATTTGCTTGTTTAAAGTGAAAACCACAGATGACCAGATGTTCTGTACCTCTTTTGATGGTACCATCTCGGTGCAGACAGCCAACAGGCTGCACACTCGTGATGTAAACGGGCAGGCGACTGCGACAATCCCTCCCTCCTGCAATAGTGATGCCAAGTGAGAGCCGGGGCTCCTTCTTCAGACTCACAGTCTTCTCCTGACTAGAAAACCCACCTGGAGGATCCtgaacaaaaaattagacatatTTATATTAAGTCATCACAAACATGTTGCAACCGTACAGATATTTATTATGCTGGCCTCATTCAGGACGCCATGTTCCACAAATTCCCTCACTAAAAGaatttttccatccatccattgtttATACACCgatttatcctcactagggtcgcagtggggctggagcctatcccagctgactcgggcgaaggcaggggacacaccgggattcaaaccggggatcttcttgctgcaaagcgagtagtgctaaccactacaccactgtgcagccctaaatgaATTTTTGTTTATCTTATTTTGTTTGTCATACAATGCATCAAGTCAGTGCTGCCAATTAATCTCGGCTCACCAGGATGCTTTGACTTAATTGATGCCTCTCAGAAAACCACTTGTAGAAACAAATGTGAAGCATTTGAGATGGAGCTGAGAGGTACGAGTAGAGGGAACATGTGAGGATCAACACTAAGCCCTCGTAGTGTAAAAGATGTGTGGAAAATGACAACTTCAATCGGCCTCCTTGTTGCTCTATGGGGTCTGTAAACCATCAGAAGGGAAGCttgggtggggtgggggttcTTCCTCCCCACAGCAGGGAACCCATCCCCCCCAGCAAGACGAAAAGGCTCGACTCTGCAGGCGAAAGCTAACTGTTACCAGCTTTGATCCTCTGCCTCCCaaagaaacaaccaaaaaacaacaagacagtGGCCCCGTAGCGGCAGAGCGAGCAGCACCCCAGGCCTTTTGATCAGGACAGAGGGAGGCCCCAGAGAAGGGCTTTCATCTCACCAATGCAGGTGTCTGCTCTCATAGCTTCTCACCCCAGATGGGGGGTTGCTGTTCTTCCTACTGACAGTGTATGGTACAGCTGAGTGTGAGCGACACAGGAGCGAGTATCACATTTACACTGTGTAAACAGGAACATGTAGAGTTTGATAGTGCTGTTCACTTTGTGGTTAGCAGTGTAACAGGAAGTTAAAATCCCAGCAGCCCCCAGCTGGAAAGGCCCCCAAAGTGCAGATATAAAACCTATCATTAAAAATATGAGGCCAGGGGCAATATTCCTTGGTTTGAGTGAGCTTTGGCTTGTGAGGAAATGTTCCATGTTACCTTCATGTAGGTGGACCGGCGCCTGAAGTACTGTGGCTCCGGCGCTCTCCTGGATGCTCGGCTGTGTTGAccatctctgctgcttccaccTTCCTCCTGAGCCTCTGCAGGTCTCATCACCACAAAGTTCACACGCACCTCACTGCCCTAAAAGCACAGaaatcaaaagcaaaaaaatctcACAGTAAATACCTACACGATCTTTGactgatgttcttgtgttgaTGTTGGTAGTTTCATGCAAACAGTCCTCATTTATGTTCCTGTCTACTTCTTTCACACCAAAAGTGAGTTGGCGGATTGAGGATTAGAATCACAGAAATTTCATATTGGAATCTGACTTTCTTGAGATACATAATCTGTTACGTTTACAACACAACAACTTTATGTTTACCATGCTTGTAGTTGGGTCTGTGGTATTATTGTCCCATCTATCACCTTTCCTTTAACAAGATCTGTGGATTCGACTGTCCGAAAAGCTGTGACACTGTGTGTGGATGCTCATGGTCCCCAGAGGATCTTTTTTCCTTCCCTTTCCTTTCCACTGTCACTACCGGGACAAAAGATCTCATAACAGGCATTTTGTCAATGGCAggctgccactaaatttgttggAAAAATTCGTGCTTTTGAGAGTTACATCTGTGTTAGGGCCAAGGCCTTTTCTATTGTGCAACACTCAGAAAAATACTCAAACTACTCGACTCTGTtgtgtttgctgttatttatgTGCCACATAATGAACACTGCAGcattcgttgttgttgttgtgttagcGTTACATCATTGCAAAGTACGTGCAAGCAGTAACTTTGAAAGCAGCCTCGATGCTGCATTAAAGTGCTTTGATTCTATAGCCAACTACTGATGATGGGAAACTGAGACGATTGTTGAACAGCTGTCTTTTTATGAGTTAACTACCGGTACATAGTCCCATTATCCTTTAAACAGAATCAGTGTTTGCATATTGTTTATCTTCTTTTTGGATTTCTTAAAAATCGTACCTCCAAGTGAAAGTatgattttactgctgtttgtctgtttatctctctgtctgtctgcaggattacacaaaaactaaaagcCTGAATTGTATGAAACGTGGTGGAGAACTGGAGCACGGCCAAAATAAGAACTCTGTAAACTTGGCACAGACCTTTATTTCTTtctaaataataacaaaaaacagccaaataGGGCATTGGCTCTGATAAGCTCTCTGAGTGCTCCTCTAGTTCATTACTGTGATGCTTCTTGGCAACCGTCTCCACAATCTAGAATGTCTGTCAAGTTAGAAAATCAATCTTAAATCTATAAAatggtttttaaaaagtgtcagGGTTAATGTTTAGTATCTGTCATTTGTAGTTAATGTACTAGAATGAGCAAAACCACATCTTTGGTGCTTATAATGTACCTGTATGATCTGGGCAGCGCTCTCAGGCGTCCCATGCCTCAGGTCGTGTCCGTTGATGGCCAACACTTTGTCGTTGTTCCTCAGTTTTCCGTCCTTGGCTGCCAAACCACCAGACAGCAGGTCCAGGATGAAAACCCCGCTCTCATCTGACTTGCGGATGAGTTTGATGCCAAGCGGTTCTGTGCGCTGACTCTTCATCAGCGTCACCTGCAGGACCGTGCCGGGGTTGTGATTGGAGGTAGCGTTGCCGTGGGGACTGTGAGAGGGTTGGGAGGCAGTGGAAGTGGCGGGAGTGGACAGGTGATGATCCGACCGTTGATCCCTTAATTTGAAACCTTTCTCCTGCATGACAGTGAGCCTGAGGAGGGCAGGCTGCCGCAGCACTGTGATGGCCCGGGCGTGAGGAACTGAAGCCAAACTGACGTCATTCACCTGGAAACACGACACCACAGAGAGAAGAAGCAACACAGAGTGATGAGGTAGCTGAACACACGCTGCACTACACGCTGTACATGTATGTGCACTGCGTGTATGGAAAATTACCTTTTTATTCTTAAATAGACATGAATTACTGTTCAACTTTATCTGCAAGTTAATTTCGTTAACACAAGGGGAAGTGACTTTAATATTATATCTCACTTCCTTTGTCCTCTCCAGAATTAAAACAGTCGTAACATACATCAGTTACAGATTTATTAATCAGCTTGCCTCTTCTGCAGATTCAGTTTCAAGATCTTCACCACAGACTtgccacaaaaataaaagcttgcaGCTGTAGTTTCACATCCTGAAAGTGGGCTGTTGGCTGGCGggtttctgttttcatatcGAAGTTTGGAATTGCTTGGCTTTAGAGGAAAAGCTGTATTTCAGAGGACACACTGAGGCCGAAATAGTCTGTCAGCTCAGTTTACAGCAGTCCCACATACTGGGACAGCTGCAGGGTAGAAACACAAGAAGGAGGGCATTGCAGGTATCATGGAGATCACGACTTAATAAAATCTCCTGTTAGTCATTTTTTGTACTTCCATTCTCGTCGGTGGAAACCAAAATATTACtccaaataaaacattaaattagcTCTTCAATACATATAACACTTAGACAGCTATTGACCTTATGTTTTGATAATGATTTAGATTTAATACAATGATTACTGTTGCCATCAGACTAATCACATTGCTTCATAATAACTTAGATTATAGTACTCAGAACAGAAAAGAACAGACTAAGTACTAGCCGTCATTTATGTTTGAACACTGATGCTCACAAAGCGAAAGGTATCCATCAGTGACAACAGCCAGGTAAGGCTGTTTACACGTGATGCATTAGTACTCGGTCATATTAACCACGCCTTGTTACCATGGAGATAAAACGTGTTTATCTTGAATATCTACTTTCCCATTCCCAGGTGAAAAGCACCGTGTTTACAGTAGCGAGAGAATACAACCACAAGGTGCTTGTGCATAGCTATTTAGAGCTGCTCCGTGTCACGCGATGCCACCAGAGTGTTTCTGAATCTGCTCACTGAAGGAGGGAAGAATAACTTCACCTTATGGGTGACGTAATCGCAGCTCTCTCCTCGTTTAGTCTCTCTCACCTCTAAAATATGGTCCCCTGGGGCCAGTCTGCCATCACGAGCAGCTAGTGAGTCTCGGACTATCTCCTGGATGACTATGTTTCCCAGCGGTGTGTCTTTCCCCCCACGATGCGGAGGCCCAGCTCCTCCTCCGGTTCGTCTCTGAACAGCTCCACCACGCTGGCCTCGGCCACCAGACTGGATCGCAGGGGGGTGTTGTCTGGAGCAAGGACAAACAGACAACCAGGCAGAATAAACAGGGCTGTTCCTTCCTGTTTATGAAACAAAGACTCCTAGTCTTGCACTCTGACTGAATTTTAGCTTGTAAAATCTGTGATAAGCAAACGTTTGAATTATTATTTGGTAGCCAGAAATAAGCTTTTCTTTGATGTAGTCACCATTTCAAACAGCACTTATACTCTGCAGGCTGACAAGCTGAGATCTGAAAAGTCCAGTTAAGTAAGAACAGACAATATAAAGGTTTCAAGTGTTTGGAGTCTAGATTGAATTTGGATGATTATGTAtcgtttctgtctttgtttagcATTTTGTGATC containing:
- the lnx2b gene encoding LOW QUALITY PROTEIN: ligand of Numb protein X 2b (The sequence of the model RefSeq protein was modified relative to this genomic sequence to represent the inferred CDS: inserted 1 base in 1 codon) → MATTETKVAGSGSTAGLSWARVCKECGQQHEGLDSHLYEYQDEVDDELVCHICLQPLLRPMDTPCGHTYCFHCLSNFLKEQDFCPVDRQRLQLHQCRPSSLLVRNLLDKLTVMCPHSAECQQQMQRCELQPHLHNRCPVFRRLREEAEKRKRPSWNELKGRKGDGETSGDAKHSATQSRNHARDQPEPGLINPAYEESEDDNTPLRSSLVAEASVVELFRDEPEEELGLRIXGGKDTPLGNIVIQEIVRDSLAARDGRLAPGDHILEVNDVSLASVPHARAITVLRQPALLRLTVMQEKGFKLRDQRSDHHLSTPATSTASQPSHSPHGNATSNHNPGTVLQVTLMKSQRTEPLGIKLIRKSDESGVFILDLLSGGLAAKDGKLRNNDKVLAINGHDLRHGTPESAAQIIQGSEVRVNFVVMRPAEAQEEGGSSRDGQHSRASRRAPEPQYFRRRSTYMKDPPGGFSSQEKTVSLKKEPRLSLGITIAGGRDCRSRLPVYITSVQPVGCLHRDGTIKRGDVLLSINGVDLTQLTYNEAVSVLKAQTAQSQVVLRVIQTLSEDSEDDAEASSKDELDFMDDPRDDALNWTPLWTRWLGLPSHMHWCRDIVLQKTNNESWGFSIVGGYEESHGQQPFFIKTIVPGTPAHFDGRLKCGDEIVAVNGATTVGMNNSSLIPMLKLQKNKVTLTVVSWPGSLV